One Ardenticatenales bacterium genomic region harbors:
- a CDS encoding methyltransferase domain-containing protein produces MGDQERVSSVAAAFDAFAGTYDADFTHTHLGKMLRARVWQLLARHFQPGQHILELACGTGEDAVWLARHGLRVTATDASPAMCAQTIAKARQANLSDQIDVRPLSWQDLSRQNNLPPGPYDGLLSNFGGLNTTDRWPSLAAAIGQLIRPGGRVILVPMGPCCPWEIAWYAAHGQFRAALRRLRGPATARIGPSKIPIWYPSLRTLQSHFRPWFRVVERHSLGLWLPPSYLGHLVTRQPDLFARLNRLERATARLTAPAGDHYIVVLERRPGNETGNQH; encoded by the coding sequence ATGGGGGACCAGGAGCGTGTTTCTTCGGTGGCGGCGGCGTTTGACGCTTTTGCCGGCACATACGACGCCGACTTCACCCATACCCACCTGGGAAAAATGCTGCGCGCGCGTGTGTGGCAACTGCTGGCCCGGCACTTCCAACCCGGCCAGCACATCCTCGAACTCGCCTGCGGCACGGGTGAGGACGCCGTATGGTTGGCGCGCCACGGCCTGCGCGTCACGGCCACGGACGCCTCCCCCGCCATGTGCGCCCAAACCATCGCCAAAGCGCGGCAGGCCAACTTATCCGATCAGATAGACGTGCGCCCCCTCTCCTGGCAAGACCTATCGCGCCAAAACAATCTGCCACCCGGCCCCTACGACGGCCTTCTCAGCAACTTCGGCGGCCTGAACACCACGGACCGGTGGCCCTCCCTGGCCGCCGCCATCGGCCAGCTTATTCGTCCCGGTGGGCGTGTCATCCTTGTGCCCATGGGTCCCTGCTGCCCCTGGGAAATCGCCTGGTACGCAGCGCACGGCCAGTTCCGCGCAGCCCTGCGGCGGCTGCGCGGCCCGGCCACGGCCCGCATCGGCCCCAGCAAAATCCCCATCTGGTATCCATCGTTGCGCACTCTGCAAAGCCATTTCCGCCCCTGGTTCCGCGTCGTGGAACGGCACAGCCTCGGCCTCTGGCTGCCCCCCAGCTACCTGGGACACCTGGTAACGCGCCAACCCGACCTTTTCGCCCGCCTGAATCGGCTGGAACGCGCCACCGCCCGCCTCACCGCCCCCGCCGGCGACCACTACATCGTCGTCCTCGAACGACGACCCGGCAATGAGACCGGAAACCAACATTAG